The Alosa sapidissima isolate fAloSap1 chromosome 5, fAloSap1.pri, whole genome shotgun sequence genome has a window encoding:
- the mrps31 gene encoding 28S ribosomal protein S31, mitochondrial isoform X5: MHRKLITSYQCYKLLLSDRHINQLSQKSVLKSSLIGHSRFLSSSQSSEGDGGSRTSPATADGQSQSEVKESKDAVRKEAKEVKRDDQLHAAVVGEPVGEPQLQAAAVGEPQVQAAAVGEPVGEPELQAAAVGEPQVQAAAVGEPQLQAAAVGEPQVQAAAEPVGEPQLRDAAIGELVGQPQVQAAAELLGEPQLRDAAAMAAVSQVAMEAARNMAATPQAESSPASAQEREAKGGKKSLLELLGAMKVDVTTKRKVRTPRPLQSEQPMKSKAKPTIPVARDTTKGMFQEASAAAAAAAAVGENVEKETGLAPELVVAATAAASTLPNRGQATSELLRQLRRHEAQTHAQQQGGESISNIIADMKVGRRANGRLDARPSNQIRFDEDGRGYTHDRGITSELDGVRRRKSGFTGRRLNVFTTKPEDSPAVDAGLSLWDLDLGNRIAMATNQLPRNGFEEMLLWTKQGTFWQYPINNEAGLEEESSVPFHEHVFMEKHLSEGFPSQGPVRHFMELVVAGLAKNPYLTANQKQEHIAWFRGYFQEKQGVLEEAEVYNS, from the exons ATGCATCGAAAGTTAATTACTTCATACCAATGTTATAAATTGCTCCTTTCTGACCGTCACATCAATCAACTTTCACAAAAATCCGTATTGAA GTCATCGCTGATCGGCCATAGCCGATTCCTCAGCTCCAGCCAGTCCTCTGAGGGTGATGGAGGCTCGCGAACATCTCCTGCGACGGCCGATGGCCAGAGCCAATCAGAGGTCAAGGAATCTAAAGATGCAGTGAGGAAGGAGGCCAAAGAGGTAAAGAGAGATGACCAGCTCCAT GCAGCAGTGGTAGGAGAACCAGTAGGAGAACCCCAGCTCCAGGCAGCAGCGGTAGGAGAACCACAGGTCCAGGCAGCAGCGGTAGGAGAACCAGTAGGAGAACCCGAGCTTCAGGCAGCAGCAGTAGGAGAACCACAGGTCCAGGCAGCAGCGGTAGGAGAACCCCAGCTCCAGGCAGCAGCGGTAGGAGAACCACAGGTCCAGGCAGCAGCGGAACCGGTAGGAGAACCTCAGCTCCGTGATGCAGCCATAGGGGAACTGGTAGGACAACCTCAGGTCCAGGCAGCCGCGGAACTGTTAGGAGAACCCCAGCTCCGTGATGCAGCGGCGATGGCAGCTGTGTCTCAGGTTGCCATGGAGGCGGCACGCAACATGGCCGCCACTCCTCAGGCAGAGAGCAGCCCAGCCTCAGCGCAGGAGAGGGAGGCAAAAGGAGGGAAGAAAAGTCTCCTGGAGTTACTGGGTGCCATGAAGGTTGACGTGACGACCAAGCGGAAAGTCAGGACCCCACGTCCTCTTCAGTCAGAGCAGCCAATGAAGAGCAAGGCCAAGCCAACAATACCTGTTGCCAGGGACACAACCAAGGGTATGTTTCAGGAggcctcagcagcagcagcagcagcagcagcagtgggggAGAATGTGGAGAA AGAAACAGGCTTAGCCCCTGAGCTGGTTGTCGCAGCAACAGCAGCTGCTTCCACACTCCCTAATCGTGGCCAGGCAACCTCAGAGTTGCTCCGGCAACTAAGACGCCATGAAGCCCAGACACACGCCCAGCAGCAAGGAGGAGAGAgtatcag CAACATCATTGCTGATATGAAGGTGGGTAGACGAGCCAATGGACGCCTCGATGCTCGACCATCCAATCAGATCCGTTTTGATGAGGATGGACGGGGCTACACACATGATAGAGGCATCACCAGTGAACTGGATGGAGTTCGACGCag AAAGAGTGGCTTCACTGGTAGGCGGTTAAATGTCTTCACCACAAAGCCTGAGGATTCACCAGCTGTTGATGCAG GCCTGTCGCTATGGGACCTTGATTTGGGCAATCGCATAGCCATGGCAACCAATCAGCTTCCACGGAACGGCTTTGAAGAGATGCTGCTCTGGACTAAGCAGGGAACATTTTGGCAGTATCCAATCAACAATGAGGCTG GTCTGGAAGAAGAGTCGTCTGTACCGTTTCATGAGCACGTTTTCATGGAGAAGCACCTCTCAGAAGGGTTTCCCTCACAGGGACCGGTACGTCACTTCATGGAACTGGTGGTCGCTGGACTGGCCAAGAACCCCTAcctaacagccaatcagaagcaAGAGCACATAGCCTGGTTCCGAGGTTACTTCCAGGAAAAGCAGGGGGTTCTGGAGGAGGCAGAGGTGTACAACAGCTGA
- the mrps31 gene encoding 28S ribosomal protein S31, mitochondrial isoform X1: MHRKLITSYQCYKLLLSDRHINQLSQKSVLKSSLIGHSRFLSSSQSSEGDGGSRTSPATADGQSQSEVKESKDAVRKEAKEVKRDDQLHAAVVGEPQLHATAVEEPQLHATAVGEPVGEPQLQAAAVGESVGEPQLHATAVGEPQVQAAAVGEPVGEPQLQAAVVGEPVGEPQLQAAAVGEPQVQAAAVGEPVGEPELQAAAVGEPQVQAAAVGEPQLQAAAVGEPQVQAAAEPVGEPQLRDAAIGELVGQPQVQAAAELLGEPQLRDAAAMAAVSQVAMEAARNMAATPQAESSPASAQEREAKGGKKSLLELLGAMKVDVTTKRKVRTPRPLQSEQPMKSKAKPTIPVARDTTKGMFQEASAAAAAAAAVGENVEKETGLAPELVVAATAAASTLPNRGQATSELLRQLRRHEAQTHAQQQGGESISNIIADMKVGRRANGRLDARPSNQIRFDEDGRGYTHDRGITSELDGVRRRKSGFTGRRLNVFTTKPEDSPAVDAGLSLWDLDLGNRIAMATNQLPRNGFEEMLLWTKQGTFWQYPINNEAGLEEESSVPFHEHVFMEKHLSEGFPSQGPVRHFMELVVAGLAKNPYLTANQKQEHIAWFRGYFQEKQGVLEEAEVYNS, encoded by the exons ATGCATCGAAAGTTAATTACTTCATACCAATGTTATAAATTGCTCCTTTCTGACCGTCACATCAATCAACTTTCACAAAAATCCGTATTGAA GTCATCGCTGATCGGCCATAGCCGATTCCTCAGCTCCAGCCAGTCCTCTGAGGGTGATGGAGGCTCGCGAACATCTCCTGCGACGGCCGATGGCCAGAGCCAATCAGAGGTCAAGGAATCTAAAGATGCAGTGAGGAAGGAGGCCAAAGAGGTAAAGAGAGATGACCAGCTCCATGCAGCAGTGGTAGGAGAACCCCAGCTCCATGCAACAGCAGTAGAGGAACCCCAGCTCCATGCAACAGCGGTAGGAGAACCAGTAGGAGAACCACAGCTCCAGGCAGCAGCGGTAGGAGAATCGGTAGGGGAACCCCAGCTCCATGCAACAGCGGTAGGAGAACCACAGGTCCAGGCAGCAGCAGTAGGAGAACCAGTAGGAGAACCCCAGCTCCAGGCAGCAGTGGTAGGAGAACCAGTAGGAGAACCCCAGCTCCAGGCAGCAGCGGTAGGAGAACCACAGGTCCAGGCAGCAGCGGTAGGAGAACCAGTAGGAGAACCCGAGCTTCAGGCAGCAGCAGTAGGAGAACCACAGGTCCAGGCAGCAGCGGTAGGAGAACCCCAGCTCCAGGCAGCAGCGGTAGGAGAACCACAGGTCCAGGCAGCAGCGGAACCGGTAGGAGAACCTCAGCTCCGTGATGCAGCCATAGGGGAACTGGTAGGACAACCTCAGGTCCAGGCAGCCGCGGAACTGTTAGGAGAACCCCAGCTCCGTGATGCAGCGGCGATGGCAGCTGTGTCTCAGGTTGCCATGGAGGCGGCACGCAACATGGCCGCCACTCCTCAGGCAGAGAGCAGCCCAGCCTCAGCGCAGGAGAGGGAGGCAAAAGGAGGGAAGAAAAGTCTCCTGGAGTTACTGGGTGCCATGAAGGTTGACGTGACGACCAAGCGGAAAGTCAGGACCCCACGTCCTCTTCAGTCAGAGCAGCCAATGAAGAGCAAGGCCAAGCCAACAATACCTGTTGCCAGGGACACAACCAAGGGTATGTTTCAGGAggcctcagcagcagcagcagcagcagcagcagtgggggAGAATGTGGAGAA AGAAACAGGCTTAGCCCCTGAGCTGGTTGTCGCAGCAACAGCAGCTGCTTCCACACTCCCTAATCGTGGCCAGGCAACCTCAGAGTTGCTCCGGCAACTAAGACGCCATGAAGCCCAGACACACGCCCAGCAGCAAGGAGGAGAGAgtatcag CAACATCATTGCTGATATGAAGGTGGGTAGACGAGCCAATGGACGCCTCGATGCTCGACCATCCAATCAGATCCGTTTTGATGAGGATGGACGGGGCTACACACATGATAGAGGCATCACCAGTGAACTGGATGGAGTTCGACGCag AAAGAGTGGCTTCACTGGTAGGCGGTTAAATGTCTTCACCACAAAGCCTGAGGATTCACCAGCTGTTGATGCAG GCCTGTCGCTATGGGACCTTGATTTGGGCAATCGCATAGCCATGGCAACCAATCAGCTTCCACGGAACGGCTTTGAAGAGATGCTGCTCTGGACTAAGCAGGGAACATTTTGGCAGTATCCAATCAACAATGAGGCTG GTCTGGAAGAAGAGTCGTCTGTACCGTTTCATGAGCACGTTTTCATGGAGAAGCACCTCTCAGAAGGGTTTCCCTCACAGGGACCGGTACGTCACTTCATGGAACTGGTGGTCGCTGGACTGGCCAAGAACCCCTAcctaacagccaatcagaagcaAGAGCACATAGCCTGGTTCCGAGGTTACTTCCAGGAAAAGCAGGGGGTTCTGGAGGAGGCAGAGGTGTACAACAGCTGA
- the mrps31 gene encoding 28S ribosomal protein S31, mitochondrial isoform X6 has translation MHRKLITSYQCYKLLLSDRHINQLSQKSVLKSSLIGHSRFLSSSQSSEGDGGSRTSPATADGQSQSEVKESKDAVRKEAKEVKRDDQLHAAVVGEPVGEPQLQAAAVGEPQVQAAAEPVGEPQLRDAAIGELVGQPQVQAAAELLGEPQLRDAAAMAAVSQVAMEAARNMAATPQAESSPASAQEREAKGGKKSLLELLGAMKVDVTTKRKVRTPRPLQSEQPMKSKAKPTIPVARDTTKGMFQEASAAAAAAAAVGENVEKETGLAPELVVAATAAASTLPNRGQATSELLRQLRRHEAQTHAQQQGGESISNIIADMKVGRRANGRLDARPSNQIRFDEDGRGYTHDRGITSELDGVRRRKSGFTGRRLNVFTTKPEDSPAVDAGLSLWDLDLGNRIAMATNQLPRNGFEEMLLWTKQGTFWQYPINNEAGLEEESSVPFHEHVFMEKHLSEGFPSQGPVRHFMELVVAGLAKNPYLTANQKQEHIAWFRGYFQEKQGVLEEAEVYNS, from the exons ATGCATCGAAAGTTAATTACTTCATACCAATGTTATAAATTGCTCCTTTCTGACCGTCACATCAATCAACTTTCACAAAAATCCGTATTGAA GTCATCGCTGATCGGCCATAGCCGATTCCTCAGCTCCAGCCAGTCCTCTGAGGGTGATGGAGGCTCGCGAACATCTCCTGCGACGGCCGATGGCCAGAGCCAATCAGAGGTCAAGGAATCTAAAGATGCAGTGAGGAAGGAGGCCAAAGAGGTAAAGAGAGATGACCAGCTCCATGCAGCAGTGGTAGGAGAAC CGGTAGGAGAACCCCAGCTCCAGGCAGCAGCGGTAGGAGAACCACAGGTCCAGGCAGCAGCGGAACCGGTAGGAGAACCTCAGCTCCGTGATGCAGCCATAGGGGAACTGGTAGGACAACCTCAGGTCCAGGCAGCCGCGGAACTGTTAGGAGAACCCCAGCTCCGTGATGCAGCGGCGATGGCAGCTGTGTCTCAGGTTGCCATGGAGGCGGCACGCAACATGGCCGCCACTCCTCAGGCAGAGAGCAGCCCAGCCTCAGCGCAGGAGAGGGAGGCAAAAGGAGGGAAGAAAAGTCTCCTGGAGTTACTGGGTGCCATGAAGGTTGACGTGACGACCAAGCGGAAAGTCAGGACCCCACGTCCTCTTCAGTCAGAGCAGCCAATGAAGAGCAAGGCCAAGCCAACAATACCTGTTGCCAGGGACACAACCAAGGGTATGTTTCAGGAggcctcagcagcagcagcagcagcagcagcagtgggggAGAATGTGGAGAA AGAAACAGGCTTAGCCCCTGAGCTGGTTGTCGCAGCAACAGCAGCTGCTTCCACACTCCCTAATCGTGGCCAGGCAACCTCAGAGTTGCTCCGGCAACTAAGACGCCATGAAGCCCAGACACACGCCCAGCAGCAAGGAGGAGAGAgtatcag CAACATCATTGCTGATATGAAGGTGGGTAGACGAGCCAATGGACGCCTCGATGCTCGACCATCCAATCAGATCCGTTTTGATGAGGATGGACGGGGCTACACACATGATAGAGGCATCACCAGTGAACTGGATGGAGTTCGACGCag AAAGAGTGGCTTCACTGGTAGGCGGTTAAATGTCTTCACCACAAAGCCTGAGGATTCACCAGCTGTTGATGCAG GCCTGTCGCTATGGGACCTTGATTTGGGCAATCGCATAGCCATGGCAACCAATCAGCTTCCACGGAACGGCTTTGAAGAGATGCTGCTCTGGACTAAGCAGGGAACATTTTGGCAGTATCCAATCAACAATGAGGCTG GTCTGGAAGAAGAGTCGTCTGTACCGTTTCATGAGCACGTTTTCATGGAGAAGCACCTCTCAGAAGGGTTTCCCTCACAGGGACCGGTACGTCACTTCATGGAACTGGTGGTCGCTGGACTGGCCAAGAACCCCTAcctaacagccaatcagaagcaAGAGCACATAGCCTGGTTCCGAGGTTACTTCCAGGAAAAGCAGGGGGTTCTGGAGGAGGCAGAGGTGTACAACAGCTGA
- the mrps31 gene encoding 28S ribosomal protein S31, mitochondrial isoform X3, producing the protein MHRKLITSYQCYKLLLSDRHINQLSQKSVLKSSLIGHSRFLSSSQSSEGDGGSRTSPATADGQSQSEVKESKDAVRKEAKEVKRDDQLHAAVVGEPVGEPQLQAAAVGESVGEPQLHATAVGEPQVQAAAVGEPVGEPQLQAAVVGEPVGEPQLQAAAVGEPQVQAAAVGEPVGEPELQAAAVGEPQVQAAAVGEPQLQAAAVGEPQVQAAAEPVGEPQLRDAAIGELVGQPQVQAAAELLGEPQLRDAAAMAAVSQVAMEAARNMAATPQAESSPASAQEREAKGGKKSLLELLGAMKVDVTTKRKVRTPRPLQSEQPMKSKAKPTIPVARDTTKGMFQEASAAAAAAAAVGENVEKETGLAPELVVAATAAASTLPNRGQATSELLRQLRRHEAQTHAQQQGGESISNIIADMKVGRRANGRLDARPSNQIRFDEDGRGYTHDRGITSELDGVRRRKSGFTGRRLNVFTTKPEDSPAVDAGLSLWDLDLGNRIAMATNQLPRNGFEEMLLWTKQGTFWQYPINNEAGLEEESSVPFHEHVFMEKHLSEGFPSQGPVRHFMELVVAGLAKNPYLTANQKQEHIAWFRGYFQEKQGVLEEAEVYNS; encoded by the exons ATGCATCGAAAGTTAATTACTTCATACCAATGTTATAAATTGCTCCTTTCTGACCGTCACATCAATCAACTTTCACAAAAATCCGTATTGAA GTCATCGCTGATCGGCCATAGCCGATTCCTCAGCTCCAGCCAGTCCTCTGAGGGTGATGGAGGCTCGCGAACATCTCCTGCGACGGCCGATGGCCAGAGCCAATCAGAGGTCAAGGAATCTAAAGATGCAGTGAGGAAGGAGGCCAAAGAGGTAAAGAGAGATGACCAGCTCCATGCAGCAGTGGTAG GAGAACCAGTAGGAGAACCACAGCTCCAGGCAGCAGCGGTAGGAGAATCGGTAGGGGAACCCCAGCTCCATGCAACAGCGGTAGGAGAACCACAGGTCCAGGCAGCAGCAGTAGGAGAACCAGTAGGAGAACCCCAGCTCCAGGCAGCAGTGGTAGGAGAACCAGTAGGAGAACCCCAGCTCCAGGCAGCAGCGGTAGGAGAACCACAGGTCCAGGCAGCAGCGGTAGGAGAACCAGTAGGAGAACCCGAGCTTCAGGCAGCAGCAGTAGGAGAACCACAGGTCCAGGCAGCAGCGGTAGGAGAACCCCAGCTCCAGGCAGCAGCGGTAGGAGAACCACAGGTCCAGGCAGCAGCGGAACCGGTAGGAGAACCTCAGCTCCGTGATGCAGCCATAGGGGAACTGGTAGGACAACCTCAGGTCCAGGCAGCCGCGGAACTGTTAGGAGAACCCCAGCTCCGTGATGCAGCGGCGATGGCAGCTGTGTCTCAGGTTGCCATGGAGGCGGCACGCAACATGGCCGCCACTCCTCAGGCAGAGAGCAGCCCAGCCTCAGCGCAGGAGAGGGAGGCAAAAGGAGGGAAGAAAAGTCTCCTGGAGTTACTGGGTGCCATGAAGGTTGACGTGACGACCAAGCGGAAAGTCAGGACCCCACGTCCTCTTCAGTCAGAGCAGCCAATGAAGAGCAAGGCCAAGCCAACAATACCTGTTGCCAGGGACACAACCAAGGGTATGTTTCAGGAggcctcagcagcagcagcagcagcagcagcagtgggggAGAATGTGGAGAA AGAAACAGGCTTAGCCCCTGAGCTGGTTGTCGCAGCAACAGCAGCTGCTTCCACACTCCCTAATCGTGGCCAGGCAACCTCAGAGTTGCTCCGGCAACTAAGACGCCATGAAGCCCAGACACACGCCCAGCAGCAAGGAGGAGAGAgtatcag CAACATCATTGCTGATATGAAGGTGGGTAGACGAGCCAATGGACGCCTCGATGCTCGACCATCCAATCAGATCCGTTTTGATGAGGATGGACGGGGCTACACACATGATAGAGGCATCACCAGTGAACTGGATGGAGTTCGACGCag AAAGAGTGGCTTCACTGGTAGGCGGTTAAATGTCTTCACCACAAAGCCTGAGGATTCACCAGCTGTTGATGCAG GCCTGTCGCTATGGGACCTTGATTTGGGCAATCGCATAGCCATGGCAACCAATCAGCTTCCACGGAACGGCTTTGAAGAGATGCTGCTCTGGACTAAGCAGGGAACATTTTGGCAGTATCCAATCAACAATGAGGCTG GTCTGGAAGAAGAGTCGTCTGTACCGTTTCATGAGCACGTTTTCATGGAGAAGCACCTCTCAGAAGGGTTTCCCTCACAGGGACCGGTACGTCACTTCATGGAACTGGTGGTCGCTGGACTGGCCAAGAACCCCTAcctaacagccaatcagaagcaAGAGCACATAGCCTGGTTCCGAGGTTACTTCCAGGAAAAGCAGGGGGTTCTGGAGGAGGCAGAGGTGTACAACAGCTGA
- the mrps31 gene encoding 28S ribosomal protein S31, mitochondrial isoform X2, protein MHRKLITSYQCYKLLLSDRHINQLSQKSVLKSSLIGHSRFLSSSQSSEGDGGSRTSPATADGQSQSEVKESKDAVRKEAKEVKRDDQLHAAVVGEPQLHATAVEEPQLHATAVGEPVGEPQLQAAAVGESVGEPQLHATAVGEPQVQAAAVGEPVGEPQLQAAVVGEPVGEPQLQAAAVGEPVGEPELQAAAVGEPQVQAAAVGEPQLQAAAVGEPQVQAAAEPVGEPQLRDAAIGELVGQPQVQAAAELLGEPQLRDAAAMAAVSQVAMEAARNMAATPQAESSPASAQEREAKGGKKSLLELLGAMKVDVTTKRKVRTPRPLQSEQPMKSKAKPTIPVARDTTKGMFQEASAAAAAAAAVGENVEKETGLAPELVVAATAAASTLPNRGQATSELLRQLRRHEAQTHAQQQGGESISNIIADMKVGRRANGRLDARPSNQIRFDEDGRGYTHDRGITSELDGVRRRKSGFTGRRLNVFTTKPEDSPAVDAGLSLWDLDLGNRIAMATNQLPRNGFEEMLLWTKQGTFWQYPINNEAGLEEESSVPFHEHVFMEKHLSEGFPSQGPVRHFMELVVAGLAKNPYLTANQKQEHIAWFRGYFQEKQGVLEEAEVYNS, encoded by the exons ATGCATCGAAAGTTAATTACTTCATACCAATGTTATAAATTGCTCCTTTCTGACCGTCACATCAATCAACTTTCACAAAAATCCGTATTGAA GTCATCGCTGATCGGCCATAGCCGATTCCTCAGCTCCAGCCAGTCCTCTGAGGGTGATGGAGGCTCGCGAACATCTCCTGCGACGGCCGATGGCCAGAGCCAATCAGAGGTCAAGGAATCTAAAGATGCAGTGAGGAAGGAGGCCAAAGAGGTAAAGAGAGATGACCAGCTCCATGCAGCAGTGGTAGGAGAACCCCAGCTCCATGCAACAGCAGTAGAGGAACCCCAGCTCCATGCAACAGCGGTAGGAGAACCAGTAGGAGAACCACAGCTCCAGGCAGCAGCGGTAGGAGAATCGGTAGGGGAACCCCAGCTCCATGCAACAGCGGTAGGAGAACCACAGGTCCAGGCAGCAGCAGTAGGAGAACCAGTAGGAGAACCCCAGCTCCAGGCAGCAGTGGTAGGAGAACCAGTAGGAGAACCCCAGCTCCAG GCAGCAGCGGTAGGAGAACCAGTAGGAGAACCCGAGCTTCAGGCAGCAGCAGTAGGAGAACCACAGGTCCAGGCAGCAGCGGTAGGAGAACCCCAGCTCCAGGCAGCAGCGGTAGGAGAACCACAGGTCCAGGCAGCAGCGGAACCGGTAGGAGAACCTCAGCTCCGTGATGCAGCCATAGGGGAACTGGTAGGACAACCTCAGGTCCAGGCAGCCGCGGAACTGTTAGGAGAACCCCAGCTCCGTGATGCAGCGGCGATGGCAGCTGTGTCTCAGGTTGCCATGGAGGCGGCACGCAACATGGCCGCCACTCCTCAGGCAGAGAGCAGCCCAGCCTCAGCGCAGGAGAGGGAGGCAAAAGGAGGGAAGAAAAGTCTCCTGGAGTTACTGGGTGCCATGAAGGTTGACGTGACGACCAAGCGGAAAGTCAGGACCCCACGTCCTCTTCAGTCAGAGCAGCCAATGAAGAGCAAGGCCAAGCCAACAATACCTGTTGCCAGGGACACAACCAAGGGTATGTTTCAGGAggcctcagcagcagcagcagcagcagcagcagtgggggAGAATGTGGAGAA AGAAACAGGCTTAGCCCCTGAGCTGGTTGTCGCAGCAACAGCAGCTGCTTCCACACTCCCTAATCGTGGCCAGGCAACCTCAGAGTTGCTCCGGCAACTAAGACGCCATGAAGCCCAGACACACGCCCAGCAGCAAGGAGGAGAGAgtatcag CAACATCATTGCTGATATGAAGGTGGGTAGACGAGCCAATGGACGCCTCGATGCTCGACCATCCAATCAGATCCGTTTTGATGAGGATGGACGGGGCTACACACATGATAGAGGCATCACCAGTGAACTGGATGGAGTTCGACGCag AAAGAGTGGCTTCACTGGTAGGCGGTTAAATGTCTTCACCACAAAGCCTGAGGATTCACCAGCTGTTGATGCAG GCCTGTCGCTATGGGACCTTGATTTGGGCAATCGCATAGCCATGGCAACCAATCAGCTTCCACGGAACGGCTTTGAAGAGATGCTGCTCTGGACTAAGCAGGGAACATTTTGGCAGTATCCAATCAACAATGAGGCTG GTCTGGAAGAAGAGTCGTCTGTACCGTTTCATGAGCACGTTTTCATGGAGAAGCACCTCTCAGAAGGGTTTCCCTCACAGGGACCGGTACGTCACTTCATGGAACTGGTGGTCGCTGGACTGGCCAAGAACCCCTAcctaacagccaatcagaagcaAGAGCACATAGCCTGGTTCCGAGGTTACTTCCAGGAAAAGCAGGGGGTTCTGGAGGAGGCAGAGGTGTACAACAGCTGA
- the mrps31 gene encoding 28S ribosomal protein S31, mitochondrial isoform X4: MHRKLITSYQCYKLLLSDRHINQLSQKSVLKSSLIGHSRFLSSSQSSEGDGGSRTSPATADGQSQSEVKESKDAVRKEAKEVKRDDQLHAAVVGEPQLHATAVEEPQLHATAVGEPVGEPQLQAAAVGESVGEPQLHATAVGEPQVQAAAVGEPVGEPQLQAAVVGEPVGEPQLQAAAVGEPQLQAAAVGEPQVQAAAEPVGEPQLRDAAIGELVGQPQVQAAAELLGEPQLRDAAAMAAVSQVAMEAARNMAATPQAESSPASAQEREAKGGKKSLLELLGAMKVDVTTKRKVRTPRPLQSEQPMKSKAKPTIPVARDTTKGMFQEASAAAAAAAAVGENVEKETGLAPELVVAATAAASTLPNRGQATSELLRQLRRHEAQTHAQQQGGESISNIIADMKVGRRANGRLDARPSNQIRFDEDGRGYTHDRGITSELDGVRRRKSGFTGRRLNVFTTKPEDSPAVDAGLSLWDLDLGNRIAMATNQLPRNGFEEMLLWTKQGTFWQYPINNEAGLEEESSVPFHEHVFMEKHLSEGFPSQGPVRHFMELVVAGLAKNPYLTANQKQEHIAWFRGYFQEKQGVLEEAEVYNS, encoded by the exons ATGCATCGAAAGTTAATTACTTCATACCAATGTTATAAATTGCTCCTTTCTGACCGTCACATCAATCAACTTTCACAAAAATCCGTATTGAA GTCATCGCTGATCGGCCATAGCCGATTCCTCAGCTCCAGCCAGTCCTCTGAGGGTGATGGAGGCTCGCGAACATCTCCTGCGACGGCCGATGGCCAGAGCCAATCAGAGGTCAAGGAATCTAAAGATGCAGTGAGGAAGGAGGCCAAAGAGGTAAAGAGAGATGACCAGCTCCATGCAGCAGTGGTAGGAGAACCCCAGCTCCATGCAACAGCAGTAGAGGAACCCCAGCTCCATGCAACAGCGGTAGGAGAACCAGTAGGAGAACCACAGCTCCAGGCAGCAGCGGTAGGAGAATCGGTAGGGGAACCCCAGCTCCATGCAACAGCGGTAGGAGAACCACAGGTCCAGGCAGCAGCAGTAGGAGAACCAGTAGGAGAACCCCAGCTCCAGGCAGCAGTGGTAGGAGAACCAGTAGGAGAACCCCAGCTCCAG GCAGCAGCGGTAGGAGAACCCCAGCTCCAGGCAGCAGCGGTAGGAGAACCACAGGTCCAGGCAGCAGCGGAACCGGTAGGAGAACCTCAGCTCCGTGATGCAGCCATAGGGGAACTGGTAGGACAACCTCAGGTCCAGGCAGCCGCGGAACTGTTAGGAGAACCCCAGCTCCGTGATGCAGCGGCGATGGCAGCTGTGTCTCAGGTTGCCATGGAGGCGGCACGCAACATGGCCGCCACTCCTCAGGCAGAGAGCAGCCCAGCCTCAGCGCAGGAGAGGGAGGCAAAAGGAGGGAAGAAAAGTCTCCTGGAGTTACTGGGTGCCATGAAGGTTGACGTGACGACCAAGCGGAAAGTCAGGACCCCACGTCCTCTTCAGTCAGAGCAGCCAATGAAGAGCAAGGCCAAGCCAACAATACCTGTTGCCAGGGACACAACCAAGGGTATGTTTCAGGAggcctcagcagcagcagcagcagcagcagcagtgggggAGAATGTGGAGAA AGAAACAGGCTTAGCCCCTGAGCTGGTTGTCGCAGCAACAGCAGCTGCTTCCACACTCCCTAATCGTGGCCAGGCAACCTCAGAGTTGCTCCGGCAACTAAGACGCCATGAAGCCCAGACACACGCCCAGCAGCAAGGAGGAGAGAgtatcag CAACATCATTGCTGATATGAAGGTGGGTAGACGAGCCAATGGACGCCTCGATGCTCGACCATCCAATCAGATCCGTTTTGATGAGGATGGACGGGGCTACACACATGATAGAGGCATCACCAGTGAACTGGATGGAGTTCGACGCag AAAGAGTGGCTTCACTGGTAGGCGGTTAAATGTCTTCACCACAAAGCCTGAGGATTCACCAGCTGTTGATGCAG GCCTGTCGCTATGGGACCTTGATTTGGGCAATCGCATAGCCATGGCAACCAATCAGCTTCCACGGAACGGCTTTGAAGAGATGCTGCTCTGGACTAAGCAGGGAACATTTTGGCAGTATCCAATCAACAATGAGGCTG GTCTGGAAGAAGAGTCGTCTGTACCGTTTCATGAGCACGTTTTCATGGAGAAGCACCTCTCAGAAGGGTTTCCCTCACAGGGACCGGTACGTCACTTCATGGAACTGGTGGTCGCTGGACTGGCCAAGAACCCCTAcctaacagccaatcagaagcaAGAGCACATAGCCTGGTTCCGAGGTTACTTCCAGGAAAAGCAGGGGGTTCTGGAGGAGGCAGAGGTGTACAACAGCTGA